One Desulfobulbus propionicus DSM 2032 DNA segment encodes these proteins:
- a CDS encoding OmpP1/FadL family transporter yields the protein MNKLPAAVGLILLTATGSALASGYRIPEQSVNSTARAGSYVAYTPGADAAYYNPANMSWLEDRAYLEADATWIHLNSVAYADSRSSSLNGSSEAENFFMPTFFAVSPDYNNFRVGFSVTAPAGLSKRWQDPYPRTFAEEFSLKVFEFNPTLSYKFSDRLAVGAGVRAIYVDGKVKSNGIIDHYGSTAIRDMDGDALEAGYNLAVTARPTEDMNISVTYRSEVDLGIEGHADLNTNVLSGRYSGDTGVEIPLPAILAVAVSYTFFDQLTVELEYDQTYWSDYAYLDFTYPAPFANPVFAAAFDDAKAKHWSDTNAWRLSVTYDLKNDFILMAGFAIDENPVPEATLGFELPDSDALLYSAGVRYKVNKDMELGVAYLYDDKESRSVNNGTVKGTIDEAGAHLLTFGLTYAF from the coding sequence ATGAACAAATTACCGGCAGCCGTGGGACTGATCCTGCTGACCGCCACCGGATCGGCCCTTGCCTCCGGCTATCGCATCCCGGAACAGTCGGTGAATTCCACCGCCCGGGCCGGCAGTTATGTTGCCTACACACCCGGGGCCGACGCCGCCTATTACAATCCCGCCAACATGTCCTGGCTTGAGGATCGGGCCTATCTGGAGGCGGACGCCACCTGGATCCATTTGAACTCGGTTGCCTATGCCGACAGCCGCAGTTCATCGTTGAATGGCAGTTCCGAGGCGGAAAATTTTTTCATGCCCACCTTCTTTGCCGTTTCCCCTGACTACAACAATTTTCGCGTCGGCTTTTCCGTCACCGCCCCGGCCGGGTTATCCAAACGATGGCAGGATCCGTATCCCCGGACCTTTGCCGAGGAATTCAGCCTCAAGGTTTTTGAATTCAACCCCACCCTCTCCTACAAGTTCAGCGACCGGCTTGCCGTTGGCGCCGGCGTCCGCGCCATCTATGTGGACGGCAAGGTGAAAAGCAACGGTATCATCGACCATTACGGCAGCACCGCCATCCGCGACATGGATGGTGACGCCCTGGAAGCCGGATACAACCTGGCGGTGACCGCCCGGCCCACGGAGGACATGAACATCAGCGTCACCTACCGATCCGAGGTCGACCTGGGCATCGAAGGACACGCCGACCTGAACACCAATGTGCTGTCAGGCAGATACAGCGGAGACACCGGCGTGGAGATCCCCCTGCCGGCAATTCTGGCGGTGGCCGTGTCCTACACCTTTTTTGATCAATTGACGGTTGAACTGGAATACGATCAGACCTATTGGTCCGATTACGCCTATCTGGACTTCACCTACCCGGCCCCCTTTGCCAACCCGGTGTTCGCGGCAGCCTTTGATGACGCCAAGGCCAAACACTGGTCGGATACCAATGCCTGGCGCTTGAGCGTCACCTACGACTTGAAGAACGACTTCATCCTCATGGCCGGATTTGCCATTGACGAAAATCCGGTGCCGGAAGCGACCCTCGGTTTTGAGCTGCCTGATTCCGACGCCCTGCTCTATTCGGCGGGCGTTCGCTACAAGGTGAACAAGGACATGGAACTGGGCGTCGCCTATCTCTATGACGACAAGGAGAGCCGCTCGGTGAACAATGGGACGGTGAAGGGCACCATCGACGAAGCCGGGGCCCACCTGCTGACCTTCGGTTTGACCTATGCCTTCTGA
- a CDS encoding AMP-binding protein yields the protein MQAETADHGKDDQQGNDSATVLSNLPVIQENATTLNDLVDISCRKYRNLPAIGMALEEPLTYKAFHERILAIAAHLRDLGVKPGGRVALLGENSHNWGTVYLAVVRLGASTVPIFPDLPEADVHHILGEMQCDIIFLTQRQIEKIYDLKKQLKHVITLDDYRDDTGLISLQTFSGFLAEALATYGEQARDEQLDFPPVNKDDLASILYTSGTSGFSKAVMLSHANLCANAHSASGVIQIVPGWVFLSVLPISHTYEFTVGFLLPLLKGCRIVYAGKTPTPAVLQKICEREQPHVMLVVPLIIEKIFKKRVAPAVEKSKMLTFFCRFSMSRKMIYRKIGAKLLAFFGNRLEVMGIGGAALNPEVELFLRDASFPFIVGYGLTEAAPLLAGGPHGDTTICLGSTGKPVPNVEIRIDDPHPETGIGEIVARGPNVMQGYLNDPEATKDSFTEDGWLKTGDLGRLDDAGNLLIKGRSKSVIVLSNGENVYPEAIEHKVNAYPFVVESLVVENRGMLEAWVYPDYEFIDSKTSGQNRTQRHQYIAGLLEEMRTALNEQLSTSSRLSRVLERREPFVKTATHKIKRYLYSADNMHV from the coding sequence ATGCAAGCAGAAACAGCTGATCACGGCAAGGATGACCAGCAAGGAAACGACAGCGCGACGGTGTTGTCGAACCTGCCGGTCATTCAGGAAAATGCGACCACCCTCAATGACTTGGTGGATATCAGCTGCCGGAAATACCGCAACCTGCCGGCCATCGGCATGGCGCTGGAGGAACCGCTGACCTACAAGGCGTTTCATGAGCGCATCCTGGCCATCGCCGCCCATCTTCGCGACCTGGGAGTCAAGCCGGGAGGCCGGGTGGCTCTTTTGGGAGAGAATTCCCACAACTGGGGAACGGTCTATTTGGCCGTTGTCCGTCTCGGCGCCAGCACCGTCCCCATCTTTCCCGACCTGCCCGAGGCGGATGTCCACCATATCCTGGGGGAAATGCAGTGCGATATCATCTTCCTCACCCAGCGGCAGATCGAGAAGATCTACGACCTCAAGAAACAGCTGAAACACGTGATCACCCTGGATGATTACCGTGACGATACCGGCCTGATCTCGCTTCAGACCTTCAGTGGCTTCCTCGCCGAGGCCCTCGCCACCTACGGCGAACAGGCCCGCGACGAACAGCTCGACTTTCCCCCGGTCAACAAGGACGACCTGGCCTCCATCCTCTATACCTCCGGGACGTCTGGTTTTTCCAAGGCGGTGATGCTCAGCCACGCCAACCTCTGCGCCAATGCCCACTCGGCCAGCGGGGTCATCCAGATCGTTCCCGGCTGGGTGTTTCTTTCAGTGCTGCCCATTTCCCACACCTACGAGTTCACGGTCGGCTTCCTCCTGCCGCTCTTGAAGGGATGCCGCATCGTCTATGCCGGCAAGACACCGACCCCCGCCGTGCTGCAGAAGATCTGCGAACGGGAACAACCCCATGTGATGCTGGTAGTCCCCCTGATCATTGAAAAAATCTTCAAGAAGCGGGTGGCCCCGGCCGTGGAAAAAAGCAAGATGCTCACTTTTTTCTGCCGCTTCAGCATGAGCCGCAAGATGATTTACCGCAAGATCGGCGCCAAGTTGCTCGCCTTTTTCGGCAACCGCCTGGAGGTGATGGGTATCGGCGGCGCGGCTCTCAACCCAGAGGTGGAATTGTTTCTGCGCGATGCCAGCTTTCCTTTCATTGTCGGCTACGGCCTGACCGAGGCCGCGCCCTTGCTGGCCGGCGGCCCCCATGGCGACACCACCATCTGTCTGGGATCCACTGGCAAGCCCGTGCCCAATGTGGAGATTCGCATCGACGATCCCCATCCTGAAACAGGAATCGGCGAGATCGTGGCCCGGGGGCCGAATGTCATGCAGGGCTATCTCAACGATCCGGAAGCCACCAAGGACTCCTTCACCGAGGATGGCTGGCTGAAGACCGGAGACCTGGGACGTCTTGACGACGCCGGCAACCTGCTCATCAAGGGTCGTTCCAAATCGGTCATCGTCTTGTCCAACGGCGAAAACGTCTATCCCGAGGCGATCGAACACAAGGTCAACGCCTACCCTTTCGTGGTGGAATCCCTGGTGGTGGAAAATCGAGGCATGCTCGAGGCATGGGTCTATCCGGATTACGAATTTATCGACAGCAAGACCTCCGGCCAAAACCGCACCCAGCGCCATCAGTATATCGCCGGCCTGCTCGAGGAGATGCGCACTGCCCTCAACGAGCAGTTGTCCACCTCCTCCCGGCTGTCACGGGTGCTCGAACGACGGGAACCCTTTGTCAAGACGGCCACCCACAAGATCAAGCGCTATCTCTATTCAGCCGACAACATGCACGTCTAA
- a CDS encoding site-2 protease family protein, producing MNFDFNSFMQQLIIQAPPLLFALTVHELAHGYVAFRLGDPTAKNEGRLTLNPLKHLDPLGVLAFIIMKIGWAKPVPVNPWYFRNPRQDMLKVALAGPGANVVLAIASASLAHLFVQFRFLPFAVLQPLVAMLAASVWINIMLAVFNCIPIPPLDGSKVLMGLLPPEAARSYAKLEPFGFFILLGLFYTGVIGWLIMPIIRMSNALLLG from the coding sequence ATGAATTTCGATTTCAACAGCTTCATGCAGCAGCTGATCATCCAGGCCCCACCGTTGCTTTTTGCCTTGACCGTGCACGAACTGGCGCATGGCTACGTGGCGTTTCGCCTGGGCGATCCCACGGCCAAGAACGAAGGCCGCCTGACCCTCAACCCGCTCAAACACCTCGATCCGCTCGGGGTGCTCGCCTTCATCATCATGAAGATCGGCTGGGCCAAACCGGTGCCGGTCAATCCCTGGTATTTTCGCAATCCTCGCCAGGACATGCTCAAGGTGGCCCTGGCCGGCCCCGGGGCCAATGTGGTGCTCGCCATTGCCAGTGCTTCCCTGGCGCATCTGTTCGTCCAGTTCCGCTTTCTTCCCTTTGCCGTTCTCCAACCCCTGGTGGCCATGCTCGCGGCCAGCGTGTGGATCAACATCATGCTGGCAGTGTTCAACTGCATCCCCATCCCGCCGCTCGACGGCTCCAAGGTGCTGATGGGGTTGCTGCCGCCGGAGGCGGCCCGCAGCTATGCCAAACTCGAACCCTTTGGTTTCTTTATTCTTCTTGGGTTGTTTTACACCGGGGTGATCGGCTGGCTGATCATGCCGATTATCCGCATGTCCAATGCTCTTCTCTTAGGATAA
- the rimP gene encoding ribosome maturation factor RimP — MNDTTDRLLTTIQGFAEPLLADMGMELVEVQFRREGHGWVLRFFIDKEGGITIDDCADVSREISAYLEVEDLIDHAYHLEVSSPGLERPLRKKEDFHRFIDRLIRVKLREPLGEQKVLTGTLLGMEGDTVLLALDSETVRIDWENISKARLTL, encoded by the coding sequence TTGAACGACACCACGGATCGATTGCTCACAACCATCCAGGGGTTTGCCGAACCTCTTCTGGCCGACATGGGGATGGAATTGGTAGAGGTGCAGTTCCGACGCGAAGGCCATGGATGGGTGCTCCGTTTCTTCATCGACAAGGAAGGGGGCATCACCATCGACGACTGCGCCGACGTGAGTCGCGAGATCAGCGCCTATCTCGAGGTGGAAGACCTCATTGACCACGCCTACCACCTCGAGGTGTCCTCGCCGGGGCTGGAACGCCCGTTGAGAAAGAAAGAGGATTTCCACCGCTTCATCGATCGGTTGATCCGGGTCAAGTTGCGGGAACCCTTGGGAGAGCAGAAGGTGCTGACCGGCACCCTGCTCGGCATGGAGGGCGACACCGTCCTCCTGGCGCTGGACAGTGAAACTGTCCGCATAGATTGGGAAAATATATCAAAGGCACGGTTAACCCTGTAG
- a CDS encoding CBS domain-containing protein, translating to MLCIIPAMDIITTHIGADFDSLAAMVAAKKLYPRAELVFPGSQEKCVRDYLAQEFRNIYEFKKIKHIDLSRVQRLIVVDTRQAERIGGLAECLTNPHLTVHLYDHHPDGPGDLRGSVEEVRRLGSTTTLFVRLFQERGIVPSRDEATLMALGIYEDTGSFLHSSTCPEDLSAAAWLLSQGANLDVVTQFVSRELSAEQIGLIGRLQQEAHSYVIRGVTVVISTLTEADYINDFAVIVQRLMVMENIDVLFALISMGERTYLIARSRIPEVNVGTVAREFGGGGHAAAASATIRDLTLAEAEEQLVGLLHRHIRPKAVAGELMSAPVIAVTPDVSIDQANRLMTRYNVTVLPVVRTNNGQENGPQPTGLLGMISRMVAEKAIFHQLGSLPVADYMTTEIATLPESGTLADIQRLIVENRQRLIPVVRGEQIVGVITRTDLLGLLVNDPANLSPELLREDERPSVERTRNLGSIMAQVLPREITVLLREIGETAAVLGCNAYVAGGFVRDLLLHVRNTDIDIVIEGDGIRFAKTLAEQRHGVVHPHEKFGTATVIFPDQSRVDVATARLEYYEHPAALPTVEHSSIKLDLYRRDFTINAMAIHLNPERFGTLVDYFNCQNDLKERRIQVLHNLSFVEDPTRIFRAIRFEGRLDFTITRHAEKLIKNTVQMNLFEKVEEPRFFHELKLILSEDDPIPALRRMAQFKLFPFLWPDLRPNLKVDRRFLHTLTQANQAISWFKLLYLPDRVETWMVYLLAIMSRSRTKELISFCHRFDLPPKQRKKLIQQKTDAERIAQEMQKRPFLKPSETYWLLGELDIEGLLYLMTIARKRYIQQAVSLYVTTLRKVVPLVGGDELKTMGYIPGPQFRAIHNHLIEMQLDGEITSHDQALAFIRSTHPILPRRP from the coding sequence ATGTTGTGTATAATTCCGGCCATGGACATCATCACCACCCATATCGGCGCCGACTTCGACAGCTTGGCGGCCATGGTCGCCGCCAAGAAGCTCTATCCCCGGGCCGAGTTGGTGTTTCCCGGGTCGCAGGAAAAATGTGTGCGCGATTACCTGGCTCAGGAATTCCGCAACATTTACGAGTTCAAAAAAATCAAACATATCGACCTGTCACGGGTCCAGCGCCTGATCGTGGTCGACACCCGGCAGGCGGAACGGATCGGCGGTTTGGCGGAATGCCTGACCAATCCGCACCTGACCGTGCATCTGTATGATCATCATCCGGATGGTCCCGGTGATTTGCGCGGCAGCGTGGAGGAGGTGCGGCGGCTCGGTTCGACCACCACCCTCTTCGTCCGCCTCTTTCAGGAGCGGGGTATTGTCCCCAGCCGTGACGAGGCCACGCTGATGGCCCTGGGCATCTACGAGGATACCGGCAGTTTTCTCCATTCCTCCACCTGTCCCGAGGACCTGAGCGCCGCCGCCTGGCTGCTGAGCCAGGGGGCCAACCTCGATGTGGTCACCCAGTTCGTCTCGCGCGAACTTTCGGCCGAACAGATCGGTCTCATCGGCCGGTTGCAGCAGGAGGCCCATTCCTACGTCATTCGCGGTGTGACCGTGGTGATCAGCACCCTGACCGAGGCCGATTATATCAACGATTTCGCGGTGATCGTCCAGCGGTTGATGGTGATGGAGAACATCGACGTCCTCTTTGCCCTGATCAGCATGGGTGAGCGGACCTACCTCATCGCCCGCAGCCGCATCCCCGAGGTCAATGTCGGCACCGTGGCTCGCGAATTCGGCGGCGGTGGCCATGCCGCGGCCGCCTCGGCCACCATCCGCGATCTGACCCTTGCCGAGGCCGAGGAGCAGTTGGTCGGTCTACTCCACCGCCACATCCGGCCCAAGGCCGTGGCCGGCGAGTTGATGAGCGCCCCGGTTATCGCCGTCACCCCGGATGTCAGCATCGATCAGGCCAACCGGTTGATGACCCGCTACAACGTGACCGTACTGCCAGTGGTACGGACCAACAACGGCCAGGAGAACGGGCCGCAACCCACGGGACTGCTGGGGATGATTTCGCGCATGGTGGCGGAAAAGGCTATTTTCCATCAGTTGGGCAGCCTGCCTGTCGCCGATTACATGACCACCGAGATCGCCACCCTGCCGGAAAGCGGCACCCTGGCGGACATCCAGCGGCTGATCGTGGAAAACCGCCAGCGGCTCATCCCGGTGGTGCGCGGCGAGCAGATTGTCGGGGTGATCACCCGCACCGATTTGCTGGGGCTCTTGGTCAACGATCCCGCCAATCTCTCACCCGAACTGCTCCGCGAGGACGAGCGCCCATCGGTGGAGCGGACCCGCAATCTGGGCAGCATCATGGCCCAGGTTCTGCCCCGGGAGATCACCGTCCTGCTGCGTGAAATCGGCGAGACTGCGGCCGTCCTCGGCTGCAACGCCTATGTGGCCGGCGGTTTTGTTCGCGATCTGCTTCTGCACGTCAGGAACACCGACATCGACATCGTCATCGAGGGCGACGGCATCCGTTTCGCCAAGACCCTGGCCGAGCAGCGTCACGGTGTCGTCCATCCGCATGAAAAATTCGGTACCGCCACGGTGATCTTTCCCGACCAGTCACGCGTTGATGTGGCCACGGCCCGGCTCGAATATTACGAGCATCCGGCGGCCCTGCCCACGGTGGAGCACAGCTCGATCAAGCTCGATCTCTACCGCCGCGACTTCACCATCAATGCCATGGCCATCCACCTCAACCCGGAGCGGTTCGGCACCCTGGTCGATTATTTCAACTGCCAGAACGACCTCAAGGAACGGCGCATCCAGGTGCTGCACAATCTGAGTTTTGTCGAGGACCCCACCCGCATCTTCCGCGCCATCCGTTTCGAGGGGCGGCTCGATTTCACCATCACCCGCCACGCCGAGAAGCTGATCAAGAACACGGTGCAGATGAATCTGTTCGAGAAGGTCGAGGAGCCGCGCTTCTTCCACGAGCTGAAACTGATCCTCTCCGAGGATGACCCGATTCCGGCCTTGCGGCGCATGGCCCAATTCAAGCTCTTTCCCTTTCTCTGGCCGGACCTGCGCCCGAACCTCAAGGTCGACCGCCGTTTTCTCCACACCCTCACCCAGGCCAACCAGGCGATTTCCTGGTTCAAGCTGCTCTACCTGCCCGACCGGGTGGAGACCTGGATGGTCTATCTGCTGGCGATCATGAGCCGGTCGCGCACCAAGGAGCTGATCAGCTTCTGCCATCGGTTCGATCTTCCGCCCAAGCAGCGCAAGAAGCTGATCCAGCAGAAAACCGATGCGGAACGGATCGCCCAGGAGATGCAAAAGCGACCCTTTCTCAAGCCCAGCGAAACCTACTGGCTGCTGGGAGAACTCGACATCGAGGGCTTGCTCTACCTGATGACCATTGCCCGCAAGCGCTACATCCAGCAGGCCGTGTCCCTTTATGTGACCACCCTGCGCAAGGTTGTTCCCCTGGTCGGCGGTGACGAGCTCAAGACCATGGGCTATATCCCCGGCCCCCAGTTCCGCGCCATCCATAACCACCTGATCGAAATGCAGCTTGACGGCGAGATCACCAGCCACGACCAGGCTCTGGCCTTCATCCGCAGCACCCATCCCATTCTGCCCCGTCGTCCTTGA